A stretch of Halichondria panicea chromosome 1, odHalPani1.1, whole genome shotgun sequence DNA encodes these proteins:
- the LOC135352372 gene encoding uncharacterized protein LOC135352372 isoform X2 — MASYAQQISAPVGAGGGPYFPGNYPPARGPSSTLPATYMHDVPDEAILGFPLRQTIREQGVKKDERAMTLSGMMVNLGPSGHARGNSPNFEDLLLGDEEKKKEREVLQQNRARLTEYVHDCTVLFPYMREKNVFNPSDCDKINHEITGIMKMNTFIDIVLTKRPQAIGVFHESLNKHYPAVFDVLSGLFTNAGVSLPNTRQKKERPEFQDDDTSYEEDDISRTINNRGRRGRDGVRTIRIRLKELSKHCARVQSQRDELQEDIRMREQDIDSLMSRIDRQDAQNGELMSKLQHWRQSLTDQSNGSIRHLGEIIHEKEMIQTEYSELAGELELTVSELMAARDRIGKLLMHLDRTDKQAAATVEANEKLQEKVQMQNGEIQKLLRKIDRLKADGSTHTTTNIVPTDKKIQELEAEVAQLKTDCEQLKEQTAVASRERKYALDEKDQALSKVHTEKSKNSHLKAKVKEIQSMLPVGASINSTLDSVGVVTTPRPTEDTTVFITTEGSGMELGLAVVIRSVGEGSKAHQEGIRVGDEIREVNRVKVTSESCKDPLDFAKQILSSVSQHVVNLTIRRPPVAASANEGVRLRSPLDVKLRGMALRKVSGQSENYSSYPKPNKLFSTHTSAKSSSTSTRSHDTTSGDDTRDSDSLTDQSDSDDDNHGNRALRLTNNSEPSEPGIIDSPRSSVVYNQWCGGHNHETVKGLEFGGEDPTIPIDDYGSLTQDKLIRKRGVRKYRRDKMKLSRSLDDMDKVKFLTHSPNLDDISPELRSHIRQVIIRHGQWGDDFDITGGRGNGLFIESHSDIRGLNTGDQILQIGDYPAKNLTYAEALEMLSGLTESYYFLLVAENKPAYDLVFLSNYQRDHFFVRARYSHYHKTRTDFGLEYIKGDVFHVIDSKPQGYSGYWRVEKVKRSSGEDSDVYDYIPITLDPHDTVESTTSLPIRALNSPRLDQRRSPHAMSYKPVSTRRVYEFYEAIRQVPITRPRPVVLLGGCENEVRQGLVEQGVIHGLKFAFCLREPAEKLEYISPDQIVETVVTDGEVMKSTVDNARGAANQGYHCVLCLRHDELIKPGVASLHPIVLILAPQSRFKGFRDPPNPAVKKSPVLEYQYITRLSRKLEGLVSGEIALNSGMCLDDALAIVRETVAKKQEETVWEADI, encoded by the exons ATGGCGTCCTATGCACAGCAAATAAGTGCTCCAGTGGGAGCAGGGGGCGGGCCGTATTTCCCCGGCAACTACCCACCAGCCAGAGGCCCCTCCAGCACACTACCGGCTACCTATATGCACGATGTTCCAGATGAAGCGATCCTCGGGTTCCCCTTGAGACAG ACCATTCGGGAGCAAGGTGTCAAAAAAGACGAGCGTGCTATGACACTGTCCGGAATGATGGTGAACCTTGGACCCAGCGGTCATGCAC gcggtAACTCTCCAAACTTTGAGGATCTTCTTTTAGGAGATGAAGAGAAAAAAAAGGAAAGAGAAGTGCTCCAGCAAAACAG AGCACGACTAACTGAGTACGTTCACGACTGCACTGTCCTGTTTCCCTATATGAGAGAGAAAAAT GTGTTCAATCCCTCGGACTGTGACAAGATCAACCACGAGATCACAGGCATCATGAAGATGAACACGTTCATTGATATCGTACTCACCAAACGCCCCCAGGCAATAG GAGTGTTCCACGAGTCCCTGAACAAGCACTACCCTGCAGTGTTTGATGTTCTCTCCGGCCTCTTCACCAACGCTGGAGTCAGTCTCCCCAACACCAGGCAGAAGAAAG agagACCAGAGTTTCAAGATGATGACACTAGCTACGAAGAGGACG ATATATCGCGTACCATCAACAATCGTGGGCGGCGTGGGCGTGATGGTGTGCGCACTATACGTATACGCCTCAAGGAGCTGAGCAAACACTGTGCACGTGTGCAGAGTCAGAGGGACGAACTACAGGAAGACATCAGGATGAGGGAACAAGACATTGACTCCCTCATGAG tcgtatTGATCGTCAAGATGCACAAAACGGAGAACTGATGAGCAAATTGCAACACTGGCGGCAAAGTCTCACCGACCAATCAAACGGCAGCATTCGG CACCTCGGGGAGATTATACATGAGAAGGAGATGATACAGACTGAATATTCTGAGCTAGCTGGAGAGTTGGAGTTAACAGTGTCCGAGCTGATGGCTGCCAGGGACCGAATAGGGAAGCTGCTCATGCATCTAGACAG AACTGATAAGCAAGCAGCGGCCACCGTAGAAGCCAATGAAAAACTCCAAGAAAAG GTTCAGATGCAGAATGGAGAGATACAGAAGTTGTTGCGTAAGATAGATCGTCTGAAGGCCGATGGTTCCACCCACACAACCACCAACATCGTACCAACGGACAAAAAGATACAAGAG TTGGAAGCAGAGGTTGCTCAACTGAAGACTGACTGTGAACAGCTCAAAGAACAAACTGCc gtggCTAGCCGGGAGAGGAAGTATGCACTGGATGAGAAAGACCAAGCTCTCTCAAAAGTACACACAGAGAAGAGCAAGAACAGTCATCTCAAGGCAaag GTGAAGGAGATTCAGTCTATGTTGCCTGTTGGTGCTAGTATCAACAGTACACTAGattcagtgggtgtggtcaccaCGCCCCGTCCCACCGAGGACACCACTGTATTCATTACCACTGAAG GGTCTGGTATGGAGCTGGGTCTGGCTGTGGTGATACGgagtgtgggggaggggagCAAAGCACATCAAGAGGGCATCAGGGTCGGGGACGAGATACGagaggtcaacagggtcaaaG TGACCTCCGAGTCGTGCAAGGATCCTCTGGACTTTGCCAAACAGATACTCAGTTCCGTCTCACAACACGTGGTCAACTTGACTATACGTCGACCACCAGTAGCGGCCTCCGCTAACGAGGGGGTGCGGTTACGCAGTCCATTGGACGTCAAGTTGAGGGGCATGGCACTGCGGAAGGTATCGGGGCAGTCTGAGAATTATAGTTCATATCCCAAACCCAACAAGCTGTTCTCCACCCAC acgAGTGCCAAGTCTAGTAGCACCTCCACAAGATCACATGACACCACCAGCGGAGATGATACAAGAGACAGTGATAGTCTAACTGATCAG AGTGATAGCGATGACGATAACCATGGCAACAGGGCCTTACGTCTCACTAACAACTCTGAACCCTCAGAGCCGGGAATCATTGACTCACCACGAA GCTCTGTGGTCTACAATCAGTGGTGTGGAGGTCACAATCATGAGACGGTGAAGGGACTGGAGTTTGGGGGGGAGGACCCCACAATACCAATCGA TGACTATGGCTCCCTCACTCAAGACAAGCTCATTCGTAAACGTGGAGTACGCAAGTATAGACGTGACAAGATGAAGTTGTCCCGATCACTGGATGATATGGACAAG GTCAAGTTCCTCACCCACTCACCCAACTTGGATGACATCAGTCCAGAGCTCAGAAG TCACATTCGTCAAGTGATTATCCGTCATGGACAGTGGGGCGATGATTTCGATATTACCGGTGGCCGTGGCAACGGATTGTTTATTGAGTCGCATTCGGACATTAGGGGACTAAACACGGGAGATCAAATCCTACAG ATTGGGGACTACCCAGCCAAGAACCTGACGTATGCGGAGGCTCTAGAGATGCTGAGTGGCCTCACTGAGAGCTACTACTTTCTCCTCGTGGCCGAGAACAAACCAG CGTATGATCTCGTGTTTCTCTCTAACTACCAACGAGACCACTTCTTCGTGCGAGCGCGATATTCTCACTATCACAAGACACGGACGGACTTTGGACTGGAGTACATCAAAGGAGACGTGTTTCATGTGATTGACTCGAAACCCCAAG GTTACTCTGGGTACTGGCGTGTTGAaaaggtcaaaaggtcatCTGGGGAGGACTCTGATGTCTATGATTACATTCCCATCACTCTCGA TCCTCATGACACGGTGGAGAGTACCACGAGTCTGCCAATCAGAGCTCTCAACA GTCCTCGACTGGACCAACGTCGCTCCCCCCACGCCATGTCCTACAAGCCTGTCTCCACACGGAGAGTGTACGAGTTCTATGAAGCTATACGTCAG GTGCCGATCACTCGCCCCCGTCCTGTAGTGCTGTTGGGAGGATGTGAGAACGAGGTTAGGCAAGGACTGGTGGAGCAAGGCGTCATACACGGGCTCAAGTTCGCCTTCTGTCTCagag AGCCGGCGGAAAAATTGGAGTACATATCACCTGATCAGATAGTGGAGACAGTGGTAACAGACGGTGAGGTGATGAAGTCAACAGTGGACAACGCAAGAGGAGCGGCCAATCAG GGGTACCACTGTGTCCTGTGCCTACGTCACGATGAGCTAATCAAGCCAGGGGTCGCCTCTCTACATCCCATCGTACTCATTCTTGCCCCCCAGAGCAGATTTAAAGGTTTTCGTGACCCCCCAAACCCGGCGGTTAAGAAAAGCCCCgtgctagaatatcagtacaTCACCAGACTCTCCAGGAAATTAGAAGGTTTGGTTTCCG GTGAAATTGCTCTCAATTCTGGGATGTGTTTGGACGATGCACTCGCTATCGTCAGGGAAACAGTTGCtaagaaacaagaggagaccGTTTGGGAAGCTGACATTTAG
- the LOC135352372 gene encoding uncharacterized protein LOC135352372 isoform X1: MASYAQQISAPVGAGGGPYFPGNYPPARGPSSTLPATYMHDVPDEAILGFPLRQTIREQGVKKDERAMTLSGMMVNLGPSGHARGNSPNFEDLLLGDEEKKKEREVLQQNRARLTEYVHDCTVLFPYMREKNVFNPSDCDKINHEITGIMKMNTFIDIVLTKRPQAIGVFHESLNKHYPAVFDVLSGLFTNAGVSLPNTRQKKERPEFQDDDTSYEEDDISRTINNRGRRGRDGVRTIRIRLKELSKHCARVQSQRDELQEDIRMREQDIDSLMSRIDRQDAQNGELMSKLQHWRQSLTDQSNGSIRHLGEIIHEKEMIQTEYSELAGELELTVSELMAARDRIGKLLMHLDRTDKQAAATVEANEKLQEKVQMQNGEIQKLLRKIDRLKADGSTHTTTNIVPTDKKIQELEAEVAQLKTDCEQLKEQTAVASRERKYALDEKDQALSKVHTEKSKNSHLKAKVKEIQSMLPVGASINSTLDSVGVVTTPRPTEDTTVFITTEGSGMELGLAVVIRSVGEGSKAHQEGIRVGDEIREVNRVKVTSESCKDPLDFAKQILSSVSQHVVNLTIRRPPVAASANEGVRLRSPLDVKLRGMALRKVSGQSENYSSYPKPNKLFSTHTSAKSSSTSTRSHDTTSGDDTRDSDSLTDQSDSDDDNHGNRALRLTNNSEPSEPGIIDSPRSSVVYNQWCGGHNHETVKGLEFGGEDPTIPIDSDYGSLTQDKLIRKRGVRKYRRDKMKLSRSLDDMDKVKFLTHSPNLDDISPELRSHIRQVIIRHGQWGDDFDITGGRGNGLFIESHSDIRGLNTGDQILQIGDYPAKNLTYAEALEMLSGLTESYYFLLVAENKPAYDLVFLSNYQRDHFFVRARYSHYHKTRTDFGLEYIKGDVFHVIDSKPQGYSGYWRVEKVKRSSGEDSDVYDYIPITLDPHDTVESTTSLPIRALNSPRLDQRRSPHAMSYKPVSTRRVYEFYEAIRQVPITRPRPVVLLGGCENEVRQGLVEQGVIHGLKFAFCLREPAEKLEYISPDQIVETVVTDGEVMKSTVDNARGAANQGYHCVLCLRHDELIKPGVASLHPIVLILAPQSRFKGFRDPPNPAVKKSPVLEYQYITRLSRKLEGLVSGEIALNSGMCLDDALAIVRETVAKKQEETVWEADI; encoded by the exons ATGGCGTCCTATGCACAGCAAATAAGTGCTCCAGTGGGAGCAGGGGGCGGGCCGTATTTCCCCGGCAACTACCCACCAGCCAGAGGCCCCTCCAGCACACTACCGGCTACCTATATGCACGATGTTCCAGATGAAGCGATCCTCGGGTTCCCCTTGAGACAG ACCATTCGGGAGCAAGGTGTCAAAAAAGACGAGCGTGCTATGACACTGTCCGGAATGATGGTGAACCTTGGACCCAGCGGTCATGCAC gcggtAACTCTCCAAACTTTGAGGATCTTCTTTTAGGAGATGAAGAGAAAAAAAAGGAAAGAGAAGTGCTCCAGCAAAACAG AGCACGACTAACTGAGTACGTTCACGACTGCACTGTCCTGTTTCCCTATATGAGAGAGAAAAAT GTGTTCAATCCCTCGGACTGTGACAAGATCAACCACGAGATCACAGGCATCATGAAGATGAACACGTTCATTGATATCGTACTCACCAAACGCCCCCAGGCAATAG GAGTGTTCCACGAGTCCCTGAACAAGCACTACCCTGCAGTGTTTGATGTTCTCTCCGGCCTCTTCACCAACGCTGGAGTCAGTCTCCCCAACACCAGGCAGAAGAAAG agagACCAGAGTTTCAAGATGATGACACTAGCTACGAAGAGGACG ATATATCGCGTACCATCAACAATCGTGGGCGGCGTGGGCGTGATGGTGTGCGCACTATACGTATACGCCTCAAGGAGCTGAGCAAACACTGTGCACGTGTGCAGAGTCAGAGGGACGAACTACAGGAAGACATCAGGATGAGGGAACAAGACATTGACTCCCTCATGAG tcgtatTGATCGTCAAGATGCACAAAACGGAGAACTGATGAGCAAATTGCAACACTGGCGGCAAAGTCTCACCGACCAATCAAACGGCAGCATTCGG CACCTCGGGGAGATTATACATGAGAAGGAGATGATACAGACTGAATATTCTGAGCTAGCTGGAGAGTTGGAGTTAACAGTGTCCGAGCTGATGGCTGCCAGGGACCGAATAGGGAAGCTGCTCATGCATCTAGACAG AACTGATAAGCAAGCAGCGGCCACCGTAGAAGCCAATGAAAAACTCCAAGAAAAG GTTCAGATGCAGAATGGAGAGATACAGAAGTTGTTGCGTAAGATAGATCGTCTGAAGGCCGATGGTTCCACCCACACAACCACCAACATCGTACCAACGGACAAAAAGATACAAGAG TTGGAAGCAGAGGTTGCTCAACTGAAGACTGACTGTGAACAGCTCAAAGAACAAACTGCc gtggCTAGCCGGGAGAGGAAGTATGCACTGGATGAGAAAGACCAAGCTCTCTCAAAAGTACACACAGAGAAGAGCAAGAACAGTCATCTCAAGGCAaag GTGAAGGAGATTCAGTCTATGTTGCCTGTTGGTGCTAGTATCAACAGTACACTAGattcagtgggtgtggtcaccaCGCCCCGTCCCACCGAGGACACCACTGTATTCATTACCACTGAAG GGTCTGGTATGGAGCTGGGTCTGGCTGTGGTGATACGgagtgtgggggaggggagCAAAGCACATCAAGAGGGCATCAGGGTCGGGGACGAGATACGagaggtcaacagggtcaaaG TGACCTCCGAGTCGTGCAAGGATCCTCTGGACTTTGCCAAACAGATACTCAGTTCCGTCTCACAACACGTGGTCAACTTGACTATACGTCGACCACCAGTAGCGGCCTCCGCTAACGAGGGGGTGCGGTTACGCAGTCCATTGGACGTCAAGTTGAGGGGCATGGCACTGCGGAAGGTATCGGGGCAGTCTGAGAATTATAGTTCATATCCCAAACCCAACAAGCTGTTCTCCACCCAC acgAGTGCCAAGTCTAGTAGCACCTCCACAAGATCACATGACACCACCAGCGGAGATGATACAAGAGACAGTGATAGTCTAACTGATCAG AGTGATAGCGATGACGATAACCATGGCAACAGGGCCTTACGTCTCACTAACAACTCTGAACCCTCAGAGCCGGGAATCATTGACTCACCACGAA GCTCTGTGGTCTACAATCAGTGGTGTGGAGGTCACAATCATGAGACGGTGAAGGGACTGGAGTTTGGGGGGGAGGACCCCACAATACCAATCGA cAGTGACTATGGCTCCCTCACTCAAGACAAGCTCATTCGTAAACGTGGAGTACGCAAGTATAGACGTGACAAGATGAAGTTGTCCCGATCACTGGATGATATGGACAAG GTCAAGTTCCTCACCCACTCACCCAACTTGGATGACATCAGTCCAGAGCTCAGAAG TCACATTCGTCAAGTGATTATCCGTCATGGACAGTGGGGCGATGATTTCGATATTACCGGTGGCCGTGGCAACGGATTGTTTATTGAGTCGCATTCGGACATTAGGGGACTAAACACGGGAGATCAAATCCTACAG ATTGGGGACTACCCAGCCAAGAACCTGACGTATGCGGAGGCTCTAGAGATGCTGAGTGGCCTCACTGAGAGCTACTACTTTCTCCTCGTGGCCGAGAACAAACCAG CGTATGATCTCGTGTTTCTCTCTAACTACCAACGAGACCACTTCTTCGTGCGAGCGCGATATTCTCACTATCACAAGACACGGACGGACTTTGGACTGGAGTACATCAAAGGAGACGTGTTTCATGTGATTGACTCGAAACCCCAAG GTTACTCTGGGTACTGGCGTGTTGAaaaggtcaaaaggtcatCTGGGGAGGACTCTGATGTCTATGATTACATTCCCATCACTCTCGA TCCTCATGACACGGTGGAGAGTACCACGAGTCTGCCAATCAGAGCTCTCAACA GTCCTCGACTGGACCAACGTCGCTCCCCCCACGCCATGTCCTACAAGCCTGTCTCCACACGGAGAGTGTACGAGTTCTATGAAGCTATACGTCAG GTGCCGATCACTCGCCCCCGTCCTGTAGTGCTGTTGGGAGGATGTGAGAACGAGGTTAGGCAAGGACTGGTGGAGCAAGGCGTCATACACGGGCTCAAGTTCGCCTTCTGTCTCagag AGCCGGCGGAAAAATTGGAGTACATATCACCTGATCAGATAGTGGAGACAGTGGTAACAGACGGTGAGGTGATGAAGTCAACAGTGGACAACGCAAGAGGAGCGGCCAATCAG GGGTACCACTGTGTCCTGTGCCTACGTCACGATGAGCTAATCAAGCCAGGGGTCGCCTCTCTACATCCCATCGTACTCATTCTTGCCCCCCAGAGCAGATTTAAAGGTTTTCGTGACCCCCCAAACCCGGCGGTTAAGAAAAGCCCCgtgctagaatatcagtacaTCACCAGACTCTCCAGGAAATTAGAAGGTTTGGTTTCCG GTGAAATTGCTCTCAATTCTGGGATGTGTTTGGACGATGCACTCGCTATCGTCAGGGAAACAGTTGCtaagaaacaagaggagaccGTTTGGGAAGCTGACATTTAG
- the LOC135331339 gene encoding beta-1,3-glucan-binding protein-like, with protein MTLILTVTKTQNLTKAIKTTQRPQSRRRSSSIIITMMEVYQLLLLSTLLFCAVSARDLKLILEDDFNTFNVSLWRHQITAGGGGNWEFELYDNNRTTSFVRDGALNIKPALMVDDIGEANLKGGYNLDIWGGTPADLCTAPSFYGCFRTAGAGGNWINPVKSASVRTAESFSFKYGKVEVRAKLPRGDWLWPAIWMLPKWNAYGKWPSSGEIDIMESRGNSPKYPPGGYDTFGSTLHFGPGWTDDPYQLTHATYKAPMDPTADYHVYGMVWNETYIGTYFDKEENVVLSVPITEPFFTKGGWGPHWNNPWQDGPKNAPFDQEFYLIINLAVGGTNGYFPEGNGKPWSNTDPHAVNSFWSAKDQWYPTWTQPMMVDSVKVWSYTD; from the exons ATGACATTAATATTAACTGTTACAAAAACACAAAACTTGACTAAAGCCATTAAAACTACTCAGCGTCCGCAATCTAGAAGAAGAAgcagtagcataattattacaatgatGGAGGTCTATCAGTTGCTGCTGCTATCAACTCTGCTCTTCTGTGCAGTCTCTGCCAGAGATCTAAAGTTGATATTGGAAGACGACTTTAACACGTTCAATGTGTCGCTATGGAGACACCAGATCACGGCAGGGGGTGGTGGGAACTGGGAGTTTGAGTTGTACGATAACAACCGCACTACGAGCTTTGTGAGGGACGGGGCACTCAACATCAAGCCTGCCCTCATGGTCGATGATATCG gggaggCTAATCTGAAGGGTGGTTATAACCTCGATATATGGGGCGGCACTCCCGCTGACCTTTGCACTGCACCGTCCTTCTATGGCTGCTTCAGGACGGCCGGTGCCGGGGGCAACTGGATTAACCCTGTCAAATCTGCCTCTGTTCGTACGGCTGAGAGCTTTTCATTTAAATACGGAAAG GTTGAGGTACGAGCTAAGCTCCCCCGCGGTGATTGGCTGTGGCCTGCTATTTGGATGCTACCAAAATGGAATGCGTACGGAAAATGGCCTTCCAGCGGAGAAATCGACATCATGGAGTCCAGGGGAAATTCCCCCAAATACCCCCCAG GAGGTTACGATACTTTTGGTTCGACCCTTCACTTTGGACCTGGTTGGACTGATGATCCTTACCAACTCACACATGCTACCTACAAGGCTCCAATGGACCCCACAGCAGACTATCATGTGTATGGTATGGTCTGGAATGAGACGTATATtg gcaCCTATTTCGACAAGGAGGAGAACGTGGTTCTGTCAGTCCCAATTACTGAGCCCTTCTTCACTAAGGGTGGTTGGGGACCTCACTGGAACAACCCGTGGCAGGATGGACCTAAAAATGCTCCATTTGACCAGGAGTTTTACCTGATCATCAACCTAGCCGTGGGCGGTACTAATGGATACTTCCCAGAGGGTAACG gcaagcCTTGGTCTAACACTGACCCTCATGCTGTGAATTCATTCTGGAGTGCCAAGGATCAATGGTACCCAACCTGGACACAGCCTATGATGGTGGACTCTGTCAAAGTTTGGAGCTACACAGACTGA
- the LOC135331424 gene encoding DNA polymerase beta-like: MSKRKAPQGDNPNKDICDILIELAANERNVNRNIHKSNVYRKAASILSKHPTRVTSGAEAKTLNGIGTQIAKKINEILSTGKLAKLDKIRASESSQAIIFLTEVSGIGPAAARKLADEGITTLDDLKKNEEKLNHHQKIGVKHFFDFQQRIPRSEMVQLQDIAFSHIHSVDPQFIATVCGSFRRGAVSSGDIDILLGHPTYSSVDTKKPPYIKSIVKTMEEAGFVTDSLSLGESKFMGVCVLPPTKTEAATDEGAACVPPPTKTEAATDEGAACVLPPTKTGEAKEKPVHRRIDIRLVPIDQYFVGLLYFTGSDMFNKTMRSHALDQGFTLNEYSVRPVGDTGVPGEAIPVTSEEEVFDILNYPFKKPEERNL; this comes from the exons ATGTCTAAAAGAAAAGCTCCACAAGGAGACAACCCAAACAAGGATATCTGTGACATTCTCATTG AGTTGGCAGCCAATGAGAGAAATGTGAACAGAAATATCCACAAAAGTAATGTGTACAG gaaagCCGCTAGTATACTGTCCAAGCATCCAACCAGAGTCACCTCGGGAGCTGAGGCCAAGACTCTGAACGGTATTGGCACACAAATAGCCAAGAAGATCAACGAGATACTGTCGACTGGTAAACTAGCAAAACTGGACAAAATCAGAGCAAGTGAATCAAGTCAAGCTATCATCTTCCTGACTGAGGTGTCCGGAatagg ACCTGCTGCAGCAAGGAAACTGGCCGATGAAGGAATTACTACTCTTGATG ACTTGAAGAAAAATGAAGAAAAATTGAACCATCACCAGAAGATAGGAGTcaa GCATTTCTTTGACTTTCAACAGCGAATACCTCGCTCTGAGATGGTGCAACTGCAGGACATTGCATTCTCTCATATCCACTCTGTTGACCCGCAGTTCATAGCCACCGTCTGTGGTAGCTTCAGAAGAG GTGCTGTGTCCAGCGGTGATATAGATATCCTGTTAGGTCACCCTACTTACTCCTCGGTGGATACCAAGAAGCCACCGTATATTAAGAGCATTGTGAAGACTATGGAAGAAGCTGGTTTCGTCACTGACTCTCTGTCACTGGGAGAATCAAAGTTTATG ggtgtgtgtgtactacccCCCACCAAGACTGAAGCTGCTACTGACGAGGGGGCGGCGTGTGTACCACCCCCCACCAAGACTGAAGCTGCTACTGACGAGGGGGCGGCGTGTGTACTACCCCCCACCAAGACTGGCGAGGCTAAGGAGAAACCAGTCCATCGGAGGATTGATATTCGACTTGTACCAATAGACCAATATTTTGTTGGTCTCCTCTATTTCACAG GTAGCGACATGTTCAACAAGACCATGCGGAGTCATGCGCTGGATCAAGGATTCACTCTCAACGAATATTCAGTGCGACCAGTGGGAGACACAG GTGTCCCTGGTGAAGCCATACCTGTTACGAGTGAGGAGGAGGTCTTCGATATCCTCAACTATCCCTTcaagaaaccagaggagagAAATTTGTAG
- the LOC135331020 gene encoding TNFAIP3-interacting protein 1-like: MSDGEYSTTMAGDQALMEALKVIDKNEAHIKYLETSVTSLTGQVTKLTNDKEILYKQMAELKADNERLREATGGGGDLQVKELLRVNHQWDLEYKEQEEAFRRYRIDSQQAQHENQTYIAKLKEEKDYQSHEIASLQRDLRRAGGSGDSQIEVTSLKREVSQYEKIIGTLKQRNHDLEEQMYTGAGRHGDGRKVKQLEEEILLLKQQVTAYCEDFEAERRDRERLVEEKQSLALRHEAEITSLKLQLDRCRNELTHYSTEATRLAQQLRLKNQFEEEQYKRHLESRGFVSRGSNSTLPPLDPYVEHDPPSHSAPSILEPPQPAPRRNSPPTRRDNHGNYLLARSSVSEDPHSAPASMGNEQPSPPIVERKRSASPQNFKTNNPASRSNGGMNGHTQSGYSNGYVELTPRVANGHQNVYPDATYPAFPRGQSIHSNGYIMQNGGVVEAQAPRRVEIDTGSKKIATPPQMNGINGHSVINSANSSPKRVTSDGTTSTSTRANVVISRSEEALKIPPMQTKGRHKCPRCARRFQSNGECEDHKARCIS, from the exons ATGTCGGACGGAGAATACAGCACGACGATGGCGGGGGACCAGGCTCTAATGGAGGCATTGAAAGTTATCGACAAGAATGAAGCTCACATCAAGTACCTTGAGACTAGCGTGACTTCACTAACTGGGCAGGTCACGAAGTTAACGAATGATAAGGAAATTTTATACAAACAAATGGCAGAGCTTAAAGCTGACAACGAGAGGTTGCGAGAAGCTACTGGTGGCGGGGGAGACCTGCAGGTTAAGGAG cttctACGAGTAAACCACCAATGGGATTTGGAGTATAAAGAACAAGAAGAAGCGTTTCGTCGCTACAGAATAGACTCTCAACAAGCACAACATGAAAACCAAACTTACATTGCAAAACTAAAAGAGGAAAAAGATTATCAATCGCACGAAATAGCCTCGTTACAACGTGATCTCCGTAGAGCTGGAGGATCAGGTGACTCACAAATCGAAGTGACTTCATTGAAACGTGAAGTTTCCCAGTACGAGAAAATTATCGGAACCTTGAAGCAGAGAAATCACGACCTTGAGGAACAGATGTATACGGGGGCTGGCCGCCATGGTGACGGACGCAAAGTAAAGCAATTGGAAGAAGAGATCTTATTGTTGAAACAGCAG GTGACGGCTTATTGTGAGGACTTTGAAGCAGAGCGTAGAGACAGGGAAAGGTTGGTGGAGGAGAAGCAAAGCCTGGCACTGCGTCACGAGGCTGAGATCACATCACTCAAGCTACAGCTggacag gtgtcgCAATGAGCTGACTCACTACAGTACAGAGGCCACACGATTAGCCCAGCAGTTGAGACTCAAGAACCAGTTTGAGGAAGAGCAGTACAAGAGGCACTTGGAGAGTAGG ggCTTTGTATCGAGGGGTTCCAACAGCACCCTACCCCCACTGGACCCGTACGTTGAACACGACCCCCCATCACACAGCGCCCCCTCAATATTAGAGCCCCCACAACCTGCCCCCCGGAGAAACAGTCCCCCCACACGACGTGATAACCACGGCAACTATTTACTCGCACGATCATCCGTTAGTGAGGACCCTCACTCTGCCCCGGCTTCTATGGGGAATGAGCAACCTTCTCCTCCAATAGTTGAAAGAAAACGATCTGCAAGCCCTCAAAACTTTAAAACCAACAATCCAGCCTCAAGATCTAATGGTGGTATGAACGGCCATACTCAAAGTGGCTACAGCAACGGCTATGTTGAACTTACCCCACGGGTTGCAAATGGACACCAAAACGTCTACCCTGACGCAACTTATCCTGCTTTTCCACGAGGTCAAAGCATACATTCTAACGGCTACATTATGCAAAACGGTGGAGTGGTAGAAGCTCAAGCACCACGTCGTGTAGAGATCGACACCGGAAGCAAGAAAATAGCAACACCTCCGCAAATGAACGGAATAAACGGACACAGCGTAATAAACTCTGCTAATTCGTCCCCTAAGCGTGTGACCAGTGACGGAACCACTAGTACCAGCACTAGAGCCAATGTTGTTATCAGTAGATCTGAAGAAGCCCTCAAGATTCCACCAATGCAGACCAAGGGACGTCATAAATGCCCACGTTGTGCACGAAGATTTCAGTCCAATGGTGAATGCGAGGATCATAAAGCTCGGTGTATCAGTTAA